One Echinicola strongylocentroti DNA window includes the following coding sequences:
- the rpoN gene encoding RNA polymerase factor sigma-54, with product MQKLNLNQVLSQKLSPQQIQFIKLLQVPTAELEARVEEELEINPALEEGKEETDDRQEEVLPDNYEEESKEDKDINLDDYLSDDYGGYKMQGDGNYSPDEEEREMPLSSGTSLHEQLLSQLSFLRLDGHQKLIGKQLIGSIESDGYIRRDLEAIINDLAFSQNVETDLDEVEEVLRKIQNFDPAGIAARSLQECLIIQLERKEHQEDEVVQKAIKVVNDCFDEFTKKHYDKILKKCNLNEHDLKEVIQMITRLNPKPGGGSDGLMRTQYIIPDFLLNMVNGKPEITLNSRNAPELRVSRSYSEMFEAYDKSDKKDKKLKDTVSFVKQKLDAAKWFIDAIKQRQQTLLKTMHAILEYQEEFFEEGDETKLRPMILKDIAERIDMDISTVSRVANSKAIQTEFGVFPLKYFFSEGISTEGGEDVSNREVKSVLQKLVDNEDKRKPLSDDKLVKLLNEKSYNIARRTVAKYREQLQIPVARLRKEL from the coding sequence ATGCAAAAATTAAATTTAAATCAGGTGCTTTCCCAAAAGCTGAGTCCCCAACAGATTCAGTTCATCAAATTGCTGCAAGTGCCTACAGCCGAATTGGAAGCGAGAGTGGAAGAAGAGTTGGAAATAAATCCGGCACTGGAAGAAGGTAAAGAGGAGACGGATGACAGGCAGGAAGAGGTGTTGCCAGATAACTACGAAGAAGAAAGTAAGGAGGATAAAGATATCAACTTGGATGATTATCTATCGGATGATTATGGAGGTTATAAGATGCAGGGGGATGGAAACTATTCGCCAGATGAGGAAGAGCGGGAAATGCCCCTATCTAGTGGTACGTCCTTGCACGAGCAGTTGCTTTCCCAGCTTAGTTTTTTGAGGTTGGATGGCCATCAGAAACTGATCGGTAAACAATTGATTGGTAGTATTGAAAGTGATGGTTATATCCGGCGTGATTTAGAGGCTATAATTAATGACCTCGCCTTTAGCCAAAATGTGGAGACTGATTTGGACGAGGTTGAGGAAGTGCTCAGGAAGATACAGAACTTTGATCCAGCAGGAATTGCTGCGAGAAGTCTGCAGGAGTGCCTGATTATCCAACTCGAACGAAAAGAGCACCAAGAAGATGAAGTGGTACAAAAAGCAATCAAGGTGGTGAATGATTGCTTTGACGAATTTACCAAGAAGCATTACGATAAAATCTTGAAGAAGTGTAATCTGAATGAACATGACCTCAAAGAAGTTATCCAGATGATTACCCGGCTTAACCCCAAACCGGGAGGAGGTTCTGATGGCTTGATGCGGACACAGTATATTATTCCTGATTTCCTGCTTAATATGGTCAACGGAAAACCTGAGATCACATTAAATTCCCGAAATGCACCAGAACTTCGGGTTAGTAGATCATATTCAGAGATGTTCGAGGCCTATGATAAGAGCGATAAGAAAGATAAGAAGCTAAAGGATACGGTTAGTTTTGTGAAGCAAAAACTAGACGCAGCCAAGTGGTTTATTGATGCCATCAAACAGCGACAACAGACGCTGCTAAAGACCATGCATGCGATTTTGGAATACCAAGAGGAGTTTTTTGAAGAAGGTGACGAGACTAAGCTTAGACCAATGATCCTAAAGGATATTGCTGAACGGATCGATATGGATATTTCTACAGTCTCCAGGGTGGCCAATAGTAAGGCTATTCAAACCGAGTTTGGGGTGTTTCCACTTAAATACTTTTTCTCAGAGGGGATTTCCACAGAAGGAGGAGAGGATGTAAGTAACCGAGAGGTGAAAAGCGTACTCCAAAAACTGGTGGACAATGAAGATAAACGAAAACCGCTTTCAGATGATAAACTCGTAAAACTATTAAATGAAAAAAGTTATAATATTGCCCGTAGGACAGTAGCAAAATATAGAGAACAGCTACAAATTCCGGTGGCCAGACTAAGAAAAGAACTATAG